GACGACGTCGCCGGAACCACGCGCGACCCGGTCGACGAGCTGGTGCAGCTCAAGGGCAAGACGTGGTGGTTCGTCGACACGGCGGGCATCCGCCGCCGCGTGCACCAGTCCCAGGGGGCCGACTTCTACGCGTCGCTGCGCACCCAGGCCGCGATCGAGAAGTCCGAGGTCGCCGTGGTGCTCCTCGACGCCTCCACCAAGCTGACCGAGCAGGACACGCGTGTCATCTCGCAGGCGATCGAGGCCGGCCGCGCGATCGTGCTGGCGTACAACAAGTGGGACCTGATGGACGAGGACCGCAGGCCGTTCCTCGAGCGGGAGATCGAGCAGGACCTGGTCCAGGTCCAGTGGGCGCCTCGCGTCAACCTGTCGGCCAAGACCGGCTGGCACGCCGAGCGACTGGTCCCGGCGATCGAGCGCGCGCTCGCCTCGTGGGAGACCCGCATCCCCACCGGACGCCTCAACGCGTTCCTCGGAGAGCTCGTCGCCGCGCACCCGCACCCACTGCGGGGCGGCAAGCAGCCGCGCATCCTCTTCGCCACGCAGGCGTCGACCTCCCCGCCGAGGTTCGTGATCTTCGCCAGCGGCTTCCTCGAGGCGGGCTACCGCCGGTTCATCGAGCGCCGCCTGCGCGAGACCTTCGGGTTCGAGGGCACGCCGATCGAGATCTCGGTGCGGGTGCGGGAGAAGCGCAAGCGGTGACCCGGGAGGCGGCCGACGGCGGGAAGGCCGCCGTCGGCGCGCCCGCGGACGGGAGCGCCCGATCGGCTGCGTTGGCTGGTCGGGCGCTCTTGCTGCGCCTGGGCATGCCTCGCGACCCGGCGGCGCCCCGGCACCTGGCCGCGTTCCTGGTGGCGACCGTCGCGACGGTGCTGCTCACCCGTGGCGCGCTGGCGGCGACCGGCTACCCCCAGGTCGGGGGAGCCACCCTGCACATCGCGCACGTGCTGTGGGGCGGCCTGCTCCTGGCTGTCGCCGTGGTGCTGCTGCTCTCCTACGCCGGGCCGGTGGTGCGGCCGGTCGGCGCGCTGCTCGGCGGGATCGGGTTCGGGCTGTTCGTCGACGAGATCGGCAAGTTCGTCACCGCGGACAACGACTACTTCTACGAGCCGACCGCCTCGCTGATCTACGTGGTCGTGGTGCTGCTCGTGCTGCTCGCCGAGGCGTTGCACGGGCGGCGCGAGCGGGATCCTGTCGAGTTGCTGGCCGGGGCGGTCGACCACGCCGTGTCCGGCGTCACCGGTGGCTTCAGCCCGCGCGCCCGGCGCCAGGCGCGCGCCCTGGTGCGGGCGGCGGGGGACCAGCGGGGGACCGCCGAGGTGAGGGCGCTGCTGCGGGTGGTCGAGGACGACCACGAGGAGCTGCCCGACATCACCGGCGCGGTGGCGCGCTGGGTCGTCCGGTGCACGTACCGGCTGGTGCGCGAGCGCTGGGTCCCGTGGGCCGCCGTCGTCGTCCTCACCGGCGCAGGGGTGGCGACGGTCGGCAGGGGGATGGTCGCGTGGCTCCAGGGCGCCGACGTGCCCGGGTGGGTCGTGACCGGGATGCTGCTCTCCGGCGCCGGCTCCCTGGCCTGTGCGGTGGTGGGCCTCGTGGTGGTCCGGCGCTCGCGGGAGAGCGGCTTCGCCTGGTTCCGCCGGGCGGTGCTGGTCAGCCTGCTGCTGACCCAGATCTTCCTGTTCCGGCTCGACCAGTGGGCCGCGGTCACGGGCCTGGTGGTCGACCTCGTCGTGCTCGCGGTGGTGGCTGCCGAGGCGGAGGTCGCGCGCTCCCGCCGAACCGAGGGCGAGGGCGCGTCGACGACGACATAGACTCATCTTGTGTCTATGTCGTCCACCACGCTCGCGCCCCTGACAGGAAGCACCATGCCGATGCCCCCCGTGAGCGCCGAGCAGCCCCCAGTCCCCGCCTCCGAGCGCGCGTACACGCACGTCAAAGAGCTCGTCCTCACCGAGACGCTCCCCGGCGGCGCCATGGTCAGCGAGGGAGACATCGCCGCGCGGCTCTCGATGAGCCGCACCCCGGTGCGCGAGGCGTTCCTCCGGCTCGAGACCGAGGGCTGGCTTCGGCTCTACCCGAAGCGGGGCGCCCTCGTGGTGCCGGTGGCCGCCGGGGAGGCGCAGGCGGTCGTGGACGCCCGGCTCCTGCTCGAGGTCCACGCCGTCGAGGCCCTGCGGCACCGCGACGACCGGGAGCGCCTGCAGGACCGCCTGCGCGCGTCGATCGACCAGCAGCGCGCCGCGCTCGACCGCGGCGACATCGACGCCTACGCGGAGCACGACACCGAGTTCCACCTGACGATCGTCGCGGCCGGCGGCAACCCCCTCCTCACGAGCTTCTACGTCACCCTCCGCGAGCGGCAGCGGCGCATGGTGGCCCGATCGCTGTGGCGCGACGAGAGCCGTGCCCGGACCTTCGTCAGCCAGCATGAGCACCTCGCCCAGGCCGTGGGCGCCGGGGCGGTCGCGGAGTTCAAGGTGGCGCTGCGCCGGCACCTTGACCATGCGCACCTGCCCGAGCGGGCTGCCGAGGCGGTCGACGCCCGATGACCGCCACCGCGCCCGGCGCCGCCCCTCGTGGAGCCGGCGCCGGGGCCCCTCGTCGCGCCTGGCTCCCGGTGGCGGCCTCGATGGTCGCCATCGCCTGGGGAGGCAACGAGTTCACGCCGCTGCTGGTGATGTACCGCGAGGTCAGCAGCTTCTCCGCAGTCACGGTCGACCTGCTGCTCGGCGCCTACGTGCTCGGCATCGTGCCCGCGCTGCTGCTCGGCGGGCCGCTGTCCGACAGGCACGGGCGCCGCCGGCTGCTGCTCCCGGCGGCCCCGCTGAGCCTGCTCGGCTCGCTGGTGCTGGCCGTCGGGCCAGGGTCGCCCGCCGCGCTCGGCGTCGGACGCGTGCTCTGCGGGGCGGCGCTCGGGCTGGCGATGGCAGTGGGGTCGACGTGGATCACCGAGCTGTCCGACGGTGCCGGCGAGGACCAGCGCGCCGGGGCCCGGCGCGCCTCCCTGGCGCTGACCCTGGGGTTCCTGGTGGGCGCCGGGGTGGCCAGCGTGCTCGCGCAGTGGGGCCCATGGCCGGCGCACACCTCGTACCTGTTGCACGCCGCCCTGACCACCGGCGCCGGGCTGTGGGTTCTGGGCGTGCCCGAGACCAGGCAGCCCTCGTCGACGTCGCGGCCGTTGCGGGACGACCTGCGCATCCCCACGGCCGGGCACCGCCGGTTCCTGCGTGTCGTGGCCCCGCTGGCGCCGTGGGTGTTCGGCTGCGCGGGGTCCGCGTACGCGGTGCTGCCCGGCCTGATGCGAGAGCACTCCGGTGGCGCGCCCATCGCGTTCTCCGGGCTGCTCACCGTGCTCACCCTCGGCTGCGGCATCGGCATCCAGGTGCTGGGCCGCGCCATCGACACCGAGCGCAGCGCCCGGGCGTCGGTCGTGGCCCTCGCGATCATCGTCGTCGGCATGGCGCTCGGGGCTGTCGCGAGCGCGCTGCTCACGCTGCCGGTCGCCCTGCTCGCCGCGGCCGTGCTCGGCATGGGGTACGGCCTCGCGCTCGTCGCCGGGCTCAACGAGGTGCGCCGCATCGCCGGGCCCGACGACCTGGCCGGCCTCACCGCCGTCTACTACTCGCTGGCCTACCTGGGCTTCTTCATCCCCGCGGCGCTGGCCGTGCTGGCCGACTGGTGGAGCTACCCGCAGATGTTCGGCGGGGGACTGGTGGTGGCGCTGGCCTGCCTCGCGGTGGTCGCCGTCGCCTGGAAGGCGCACCTGCCCTCCACAGCCTCCGTGACGCTGCCCACAGGCGAGGCCCTGACCAGCGTGGGCATCGGCCCGGATCGTGCCCAGGGAGAGCGCAGCGTACGAGAGACCCCCCTCGGGTGAGGTAGAGTCTCCGTGTTCCCACGGGAACGGACGGGCTGTGGCGCAGCTTGGTAGCGCACTTGACTGGGGGTCAAGGGGTCGCAGGTTCAAATCCTGTCAGCCCGACGTATCTGCCCTGGCGAGAGAGGTTTCTCGCCAGGGCATCGTCATGTCCGGGGGACGTCAGCGGAGCTCGACCGCCGCAGTGCTCGGGTCCTCCGACGGCGCCGCTCCGCGCCGCGCTGGGCCACGCAGCACGACGAGCACGAGCGGCACGACGTCGTGCGCCTCCGCTTCTTCGTCGCGCGGTGGCGGCCTGAGATGGGCGACCTCATGTCGGGCATCACCCGTGTGCTCAAGGAGCTGCAGATCCCGTAGCCCTTGCCGCCGGTGTCGCTGATCGGGGTCGAGAGCCTCTTCGAGCCGGACGTCCTCGTCGAGGTGGAGGCGGTCGCGGTGCTCGACTGACGCGGCCGCAGCGCCCGTGCGCGACGCGTCCGTCCAGCGAGCCGCACTGCGCGCTCGTCGGACGGGCACGTCGCGGATGGAGGGGTTACACAGGGCTGATACCGGTGTCATACTGACCGGCCTCGCGCAAAGTCTCAAGCAATTCATCGGACGTCATCGCTGCGAGGCCCGCCTCGTCGTGGCACGAGGGGTCAACAGGAGGTCGGACACCGATGTCAGAAGGGACCCGCGAGCCCCGCTATGCGACTATGCGCGACGTTGCGGCGGTCGCTGGGGTCGGCGTCAAGACGGTCTCACGCGTGCTCAACGGCGAGCCGAACGTCTCGGACGAGCTGAGGGAGCGCGTCACGCGCGCCGCGGAGGCGCTCAACTATGAGCTCAACGTCTACGCGGGCGGGCTGCGCCGCTCAGGCGCCCGCACCAACGCGATCGGGCTCATGCTCGAGAGCGTCGACGACGCGTTCTCTGCCGCGATCCACCGCGGTGTCGAGACCGTGATGCGCAGGCACTCGATCATCGTGCTCGCGCAGAGCTTCGAGGAGGACGCGGACCGCGAGCGGACAGTGGTCAAGGAGTTCCTCCGTCGCCGCGTCGACGGCCTGATCCTCACCACCGTCTCGCGCGACCAGGCCTACTTGTCCGCGGAGGCGGCGCGGGGCACGTCGATCGTCTTCGTCGACCGGCCGGCGGTGTCCGTCGCCTTCGACTCGGTGGTGTCGTGCAACTACGACGGCGCGGTCGCGGCGACGCGCCACCTGCTGCACCACGGCCACCGCCGGCTCGCCTACGTGGGCGGCGACCACGAGATCTGGACCTTGCGAGAGCGGGAGCGCGGCTTCTACGCCGAGCTCGACAGATGGGGCGTGCCTCGGTCGGACGCGATCGGCCTCACCGGGGTCCTCGGCGAGGAGGGGGCGCGGATGGCCGTGCACGGAATGCTCGACGGCCAAGACCCTCCGACGGCGATCTTCGCGGCTCACAACCGCATGATCATCGGGACGTTGCGCGCGCTCCACGAGCGTGGCGCCCAGAATGACGTGGCACTGATCGGGTTCGACGACGTCCAGCTGCTGGACCTCCTCGAGCCCGGCGTGAGCGTGGTGGCGCAGGACCCTCACCGGCTGGGCGAGCTCGCTGCTGAACGCCTTCTCGCGCGGATGGCGCGGAAGCCGCTCGAGCTGGAGACGCTGACCGTCCCGACCACGCTGATCGAGCGCGGGTCAGGCGAGATTCCCGGGCCGTTCGCCGGCGAAGGCTGATTCCTGGGCCCACGTCTGTGGGCCACGCGCGTGGGCTGGACGGTGGTGCATGCCACCCAACTCGGTCCGCGCTCTTTCGCGCGCCCTGGTGGCGGCGCGGGCGCGCATTAACTCTGCCCGACCCTGAATAATGACACCGCTGTCAATGACCGGGTCGCGGTTGACATATTTTGCGCCGAATTGCGCGATCCCGCTGCTCAGAAGTTTGACATGTGCCCCCGGCGGGGTAATCTCGCTCCTGCATGACACCGTTGTCAGTCCGGAGGTGCGAAGCTGCGCCACGGCGGATTGACCATGAATGAGGCGTCCTGCGGTCAGCGAAGACCCGAAGGACTCAGGGATCGATGTGGATCCCAGGAGGAGAGGTGACGTTTCATGGTCGGCTATCTCGTCAGGCGGCTGTTCTTAGCAGTCTTTGTTCTGTGGGGCGTCGCCACAGTGGTTTTCCTCATCGTCCGGGTCGTCCCCGCCGACCCGGCACTGCTCATCGCCGGCTCGGACGCGCCGGCTGAGCAGCTGGCACAGATCCGTCAGGACCTCGGACTCGACCAGTCGCTGCTCGTGCAGTACGGCAGGTTCCTGGGTGGCGCCGTCACCGGCGACCTCGGCCAGTCGTACTCCATGAAGCAGCCCGCGGTGACCCTCATCGGGCAGGTGCTGCCGAACACCGCGCTGCTCGCGATCCTGGCGTGCGCGGTGGCCCTGCTGCTGGCCTTCCCGCTGGGCCTCGTCGCGGCGCTCCGAGCGAACCGCGCCCTTGATCGCGTGGTGACGACAGGCTCGCTCTTCACCCAGGCGCTGCCGAACTTCTGGATCGGCGTGGTGCTGCTGCTGGTGTTCTCCCGGACGCTCAAGTGGCTGCCCAGCGTCGGGCTCGACGGGGCGAAGAGCTTGATCCTGCCGACGATCGTGCTGGCACTGCCGTTCGTCTCGGTCCTCACCCGAATGATCCGCAACGGTCTGCTCGAGGTGATGGGCGAGAGCTACATCCAGACAGCACGCGCCAAGGGCCTGCCTGAGCGGATCGTGATCTTCCGGCACGCCATCCGCAACGCCGCGATCCCCGTCATCACGATCGTCGGCCTCCAGTTCGGCACCCTGCTCGGCGGAGCCGTGGTCACCGAGTCGGTCTTCTCGTTCCCGGGCATCGGCCGGCTCCTCGTGACGTCCATCCAGCTGCGTGACTACAACGTGGTCCAGGCCTGCGTCCTGGTGATCGCCGCCGTCTTCGTCATCATCAACCTCGTCGTGGACCTGATGTACGGGCTCCTCGACCCTCGAGTGAGGCTCGCCAAGTGACCGCCGCCGCACCTGTCCTCGCCGTCAACGCGACGATGCGTCGGGCCCGCCGGGCCCGACGGGGGGTCAAGACCCGCATCATCGCTCCGCTCGTCGTGATCGGCCTGATCATCGTCGGCGCCATCGCGGTGCCGATCGCCTACGGCTTCGATCCCCTGCAGGCGGACCTCCTGGCGCGTCTGGCGCCACCCGGGGCCGTGACGTCGGACGGCAGCACCGCGCTGCTCGGCACCGACCAGATCGGGTCGGACCTGTTCGCGCAGATCATGGCCGGCGCTCGCGTCTCGCTCCTCGTCGGTGTCGCGACGCTCGCCATCTCGGGCCTCGTCGGCGTGGCGCTGGGCCTGCTCGCCGGACACTTCGGCGGCTGGATCGACGCGACGCTGATGCGGATCGCCGACATCCAGCTGGCGTTCCCGTCCATCCTGCTCGCGATCCTCATCGCCTCGGTGCTCGGCCAGGGCGTCGGGAACATCATCATCGTGCTGTCGATCTCCAACTGGGTCGTCTTCGCCCGGGTGGCCCGCAGCCAGGTGCTCTCACTGAAGAACCGCGAGTACGTCGAGGCGGCGCGCACCCTCGGCGCCGGCAACTGGCACCTGATGTTCCGCACGCTGCTGCCAGGGTGCATGGCGCCCGTGATCGTCGTGGCGACCACCCAGTTCGCCCAGGTGATCCTCACGGAGGCGTCGCTGTCGTTCCTCGGGGTTGGTGTCCCGCTCGGCACCCCGAGCCTCGGCAGCACGATCTTCAACGGCACGCAGTACCTGTCCACCGCCTGGTGGATCTCCACCTTCCCCGGCGTCGTGCTCGTGATCCTCATGCTGGCCTTCGGGATCCTCGGCGATGCCCTCCGCGACAAGTTCGACCCGACGCTCCGGAGCGCATGATGACGACGACACAGACAGGCATTGCCGGCTGGACGACGCACACGAGCGGCACGCCGCTGCTGAGCGTCCAAGGCCTCACGGTGGAGTTCTCCACTGCCGCGGGTGTGGCCCGCGCGCTGAATGACGTCAGTTTCGAGGTCAGCGCAGGCGAGACGCTCGCCATCCTCGGCGAGTCGGGTTGCGGCAAGTCGACGACCGCGCAGGCGATCATGGCGTTGCTGCCGAAGCCGGCCGGCACGATCACCAGCGGCAAGATCCTCTACGACGGGCGCGACCTCGCCGCGGAGCCGGTCCACAAGGTCCGCGAGGTGTGCGGCACCGAGATCGCCATGATCTTCCAGGACCCGTTGAGCTCGTTGAACCCGGTGTTCCGAGTCGGGGCGCAGGTGGCGGAACCGTTCCGGGCGCGTCGTGGCATGCCGCGAAAAGAGGCGTGGGCGCGAGCGCTCGAGCTGCTCAAGCGAGTGGGGATTCCGGACGCGGAGACGCGGATCAACGACTACCCGCACCAGTTCTCCGGTGGGCAGCGGCAACGGATCATGATCGCGATGGCGCTGGCCCTCGACCCGAAGCTGCTCATCGCGGACGAGCCGACCACGGCGCTGGACGTCACCGTCCAGAAGCAGGTGATGGGTCTGCTGGCCGACCTCCAGGCCGAGACCGGGATGGCGATGATCCTGATCAGCCACGACCTCGGCGTGGTCGCGGAGGTCGCCAATCGGGCCGCCATCATGTACGCCGGCCGCATCGTCGAGACCGGCGAGATCCGGGACATGTACGACCACCCGGCGCACCCGTACACCAAGGGCCTGCTCGAGTCGATCCCGAGCCAGAGCAGTGTCGGCGGTCGGCTGAAGCCCATCGTCGGGGCGCCGCCGAACCTGCTCGACCTACCGCGCGGTTGCTCATTCAACCCGCGCTGCCCGTTCACGACCGACCTCTGCCGGGATCTGGTGCCGACTCTGCGCACCGCTGAAGGGCGGCCGGTCAGCCACGAGGCCGCGTGCCACCTGTCCGAGGAGATGCTCGCTCATGACTAGCCCCGGGTCCACACCACTGTTGAGTGTCAGGCACCTGAAGGTCGCCTACCCGATCCGCTCCTCGCTGCTGCAGCGGAGGATCGGCGAGAACGTCGCTGTCAACGACGTGACGTTCGACATCAGCCCGGGGGAGACGGTCGGCCTCGTCGGCGAGTCGGGCTCCGGCAAGTCGACGGTCGCGCGGGCCGTGATCGGGCTGGTGAAGTCCGACGGCGGCGAGATCGTGTTCGAGGGGAACGACATCACTCGTTACTCCTCGAAGCAGCTCAAGCCCGTGCGCCGCGAGATGCAGATGGTCTTCCAGGACCCGTACGCGTCGCTCAACCCGCGGCTGACAGTGCGGGACCTGATCGCCGAGGCGTGGCGCGTGCACAGCGACGTCGTGCCGCGCGACCGGTGGACGGCCGAGGTCAAGGAGCTGATGGAGCGCGTCGGCCTCAACCCCGACTACTCGGACCGCTACCCCCACCAGTTCTCCGGCGGGCAGCGTCAGCGCATCGGGATCGCCCGGGCGCTCGCTCTGCGGCCGAAGCTGATCATCTGCGACGAGCCCGTCTCCGCGCTCGACGTGTCGGTCCAGGCGCAGGTGCTCAACCTGCTCGACGACCTGCAGGACGACCTCGGCCTCGCCTACCTGTTCATCTCGCACGACCTGTCGGTCGTCGAGCACCTGTGCGACCGCGTGCTGGTCCTGCACCACGGCGTCGTCGCCGAGGAGGGCTCCGCGCGGGAGGTCTTCGACCACCCGCGCGACGACTACACGCGCGCGCTCCTGGCCGCCGTGCCCGTGGCGCGTCCCTGGTTGGAGCCCTCGACCTGAACCCCGCGTGAGCTCGAGCGAGCCGCGAGGCGGCGCCCCACGAGGCGCCACACCGTTCCTTCCGATCACAGATGTCAACAATCAAAGGAGATGGACATGGCATCCTTCCGTAAGAGGGTGGGATCTGTCGCAGGCATTGCGGCCGCTCTCGCACTCGTCCTCACGGGTTGCGGCGGCGGCGACGCCGACGACACCGGCTCAGGCTCAGGCGAAGCCACCACCGGCGCTGTCGGCGCGGCGTTGCCGGACGACCAGCAGCACCTCACGTATGTCCTGAACTACGGCTGCACCTCCCTGGACCCCACAGAGAACTTCGACAACTGCCGCATGCAGGTCGACAGCAACGTCCTGCAGGGCCTGGTGTCGCTCGACAGCGACTCCCAGCCGCAGCCGCTGCTCGCGTCCTCCTGGGAGTGGACCGACGACACGACGCTCGTGTTCACGCTGCGCGACGACGTGACCTTCAGCGATGGCACGCCGTTCACCTCGGCGGACGTCGTGGCCACCTTCGACCGCTACATCGCGATGCAGTCGGTGCTCGCGACCCAGCTCGCGGTCATCGACACCTACACCGCCGACAGCCCGACGACGCTCACCATCAAGACGAAGAACCCGACCGGCACGCTGATCGGCGTGCTGTCGATGATCTTCATCGGCCAGGCGGACAACGCGGCCGACGACGCCTACTGGGCCAAGCCGATCGGCACCGGCCCGTTCGCGGTGACCGAATTCGTGACGAACTCTCATGTCACGCTCACCCGCAATGACAACTACTGGGGCGAGCCGGCGAAGCTCCAGACGGTCACGTTCAAGCAGATCACCGACACGAACGGCAAGGTCACGGCGCTGGCGAACGGTGAGGCCCACGTGATCGCGGGCGTCCCGAGCGACCAGATCGCGACCGTCGAGTCCATGGCGGACGTCACGCTCGAGCAGATCCCCAGCTTCACCTACACGTTCCTGTGGTTCCAGAACAGCCGTGAGCCGTTCACCGACCCGAAGGTGCGCGAGGCCATGTGGACGGCCCTCGACCTCGACACGATCGTCACCTCGCTCCTGGGCGAGACGGCCGACACGATGACCTCGCTCTGCCCCGAGGCGGCGTTCGGGTGCCTCCCGGCGACAAACGCGCCCTCGTACGACCCGGAGCGCGCCAAGACCCTGCTCGCCGAGGCTGGCTTCCCCAATGGCTTCACCACCTCGATCGACTACAGCACGGCGAACCCGGGCTTCGACCAGATCGTGTCCGCGATGGTCTCGTACTGGAAGGCCGTCGGCATCACCGTGGAGCCGAAGTCCGACGACCAGGCGACCTTCCTGGCCGCCATCGCCAAGCCGGGCGCCTTTGACATGATCGTCAACTCGAACCTGACGAGCACCGGTGACGCCGACTTCACGCTCAACCGCCTGTACACGTGCGCCGCGGACCGTCTCGGCTACTGCAACCCGGACCTCGACGCCCTCCTGGCCCAGGCTCAGCAGACGGTCGACTCGACCGAGCGTCTGGCCCTCTACCAGAAGGTCTCCGACCTCCTGGCGGCCGAGGCGCCCGGCATCGGGCTGTTCCAGCAGAACACCAACCTCGCGTTCTCGAACTCGGTGAAGGGCCTCGAGCTCATCCCCAGCGAGAACTACGACTGGAGCACGGCCTACCTGACCGACTAGGTCCGGACGACGGGCGTGGGGACGGTCGAGAGACAGCCGTCCCCACGCCCGGAACGGGCGAGGACAACACCCCCCGCTGGTTAGTGCAAAGGAGCATGCAGCGTGTTCGTGTCAGAACCCGGCCGCCAGGCGCCGGTTGTCGGAAGCTATGACGTCATCGTGTGCGGTGGCGGGCCGGCCGGCCTCGTCGCGGCGACAGCCGCGGCCCGGAACGGGGCGAAGACGCTGCTCATCGAGAGGTACGGGTTCGTCGGCGGCATGGCGACGAGCGCGCTCGTCACCCCCATCAGCGAGTTCCGCCACTACGGCAAGCAGCACATCGGGGGGATCCCCTTCGAGCTGATGGTCACGGCGGCCGAGCTGGGCGGCGCCGAGGTCTCCCGCGAGAGCGGGAACTACCCGGTGAACGACGAGATCCTCAAGCTGGCCGCGCAGCGCATGCTGCTCGACAGCGGCGTGACGCTCCTGTACCACTCGTGGTTCTCCGACTGCGTGACGCAGGACGGCAGGGTGACGCACGTCATCGTGCAGAACAAGGCTGGCCGCGTCGCCTACGAGGGCAAGGTCTTCATCGACTGCACCGGCGACGCCGACCTGGTGCGGGCGGCGGGCTACGAGACAATCAAGGGCGACGTGCTGCAGCCGGCGTCGCTGTGGTTCCAGCTGGGCGGGGTGGACACCGACGCGTTGGAGTACCTGTTCGGTGACGCGGTCGACGCGATGCTGCCGGTCTCCGCGGTGATCCGGGACAGGCTCACCGAGCTCCATGGGCAGGGCGTCATCCCGATCTTCGGCGGTCCGTGGATCAACAGGTTCTTCCACGACGGCATGGTCAGCATCAACCTGCTGCGCGAGGCGACGGACGCGAGCGACCCCGAGTGGTTCACCCGCACCGAGTGCAGCATGCGCGAGACCTTGCACCTGATCATCGAGGTGCTGCGCGAGAACTTCCCCGAGTTCAAGGACTGCTGGCTGGCGAAGTCCGGCATCCAGACAGGGGTGCGCGAGACGTATCACATCGTCGGTGAGTACGAGCTGTGCAAGGACGACATCGTGACGCCGAAGGCGTTCCCGGACACGATCGCCAAGGGCGCCCACGTCATCGACATCCACGCCACGGACAGCACTGAGCAGAACGACATGGTGATTCCGCGGCAGGAGTACAACGTGCCGCTGCGGTGCCTGGTTCCGCGGGGGAGCGTCAACCTCGTCACGGCCGGGCGGTGCCTGAGCGCCGACGGCCCGGGCTTCGGCTCGGTGCGGGTCATGGCGACCTGCATGGCCATGGGGCAGGGCGCGGGGACTGCCGCGGCGTTGAGCGTGCGGCACGGCTACAGCATGTCCGCGATGGACGACGACCTGCTGCGGGCGACGCTCGTCGCGCAGGGAGCCATCGTCGATTTCGACAACACAGTCAACCCCGGGGAGCCCGTCGCAGTGACGGTCTACCCGGGCGTTCAGAACTAATCAAGGAGAGAGCAGAGATGCAG
The sequence above is a segment of the Cellulomonas chengniuliangii genome. Coding sequences within it:
- a CDS encoding FAD-dependent oxidoreductase, which translates into the protein MFVSEPGRQAPVVGSYDVIVCGGGPAGLVAATAAARNGAKTLLIERYGFVGGMATSALVTPISEFRHYGKQHIGGIPFELMVTAAELGGAEVSRESGNYPVNDEILKLAAQRMLLDSGVTLLYHSWFSDCVTQDGRVTHVIVQNKAGRVAYEGKVFIDCTGDADLVRAAGYETIKGDVLQPASLWFQLGGVDTDALEYLFGDAVDAMLPVSAVIRDRLTELHGQGVIPIFGGPWINRFFHDGMVSINLLREATDASDPEWFTRTECSMRETLHLIIEVLRENFPEFKDCWLAKSGIQTGVRETYHIVGEYELCKDDIVTPKAFPDTIAKGAHVIDIHATDSTEQNDMVIPRQEYNVPLRCLVPRGSVNLVTAGRCLSADGPGFGSVRVMATCMAMGQGAGTAAALSVRHGYSMSAMDDDLLRATLVAQGAIVDFDNTVNPGEPVAVTVYPGVQN